The following are encoded in a window of Actinomyces oris genomic DNA:
- the rsfS gene encoding ribosome silencing factor has protein sequence MSATEHATALAIAAARAAADKKAEHLTAIDVSERLGLTDVFLLASGANDRHVHAIVDAVDEAMHHAGAKRRTREGFADAHWVLVDYGDVVVHVLQNEDREFYSLERLWKDCPAIELPVDLTHENGQDSDSRGRETTAS, from the coding sequence GTGTCCGCCACTGAACACGCCACCGCCCTGGCGATCGCCGCTGCTCGCGCTGCGGCCGATAAGAAGGCTGAGCACCTCACCGCCATTGACGTCTCCGAGCGACTGGGACTCACCGATGTCTTCCTCCTGGCTTCCGGGGCGAACGACCGCCATGTCCACGCCATCGTCGATGCGGTCGATGAGGCCATGCACCATGCCGGAGCCAAGCGCCGTACCCGGGAGGGTTTCGCCGACGCCCACTGGGTCCTGGTGGACTACGGCGACGTCGTTGTCCATGTCCTGCAGAACGAGGATCGGGAGTTCTACTCGCTCGAACGTCTGTGGAAGGACTGCCCTGCCATCGAGCTACCGGTGGACCTGACGCATGAGAATGGCCAAGACAGTGATTCCCGTGGTCGGGAGACCACTGCGTCATGA